A window of the Pseudoalteromonas sp. A25 genome harbors these coding sequences:
- a CDS encoding GNAT family N-acetyltransferase — MSSSEIQYETVLDAQRKQQIKNEFQDFFTIIYGRALNDSSWQHQFIHSPYNDSPLFLALDRGRIVGSALMIGQKVRHKGEILDYYLFTTSGVLKEYRNKGVYAELLKLQKEHASTNGKKFIFAFPNDLAYPVLRLFGGFNDLVQTKLVTTTLNNIDFSDKGNSLLLDQDFSNWRFEHKDYCFSIVEDMLVITKEFNRQLDILAIYDAEAAELIETPLTPLNEELKVNTLIDWTIDHAPCEVISNVNAVYFPLDRSIAITEIKLNLLMSDLY, encoded by the coding sequence ATGAGTTCATCTGAAATACAGTATGAAACGGTACTTGATGCACAGCGAAAACAGCAAATTAAAAATGAGTTTCAGGATTTTTTTACCATTATTTATGGCAGAGCGTTGAATGATAGCAGTTGGCAGCATCAGTTTATTCATTCACCATATAATGACTCACCCCTGTTTTTGGCATTAGATCGAGGTCGGATTGTAGGATCAGCTTTGATGATAGGACAAAAGGTGCGTCACAAAGGTGAGATTCTAGATTATTACTTGTTCACAACATCAGGAGTTTTGAAAGAATACAGAAATAAAGGTGTATATGCCGAGCTTTTAAAGTTACAAAAAGAACATGCTTCGACAAATGGTAAAAAATTTATATTCGCATTTCCGAATGATTTAGCTTATCCGGTTTTAAGGCTCTTCGGTGGGTTTAATGATTTGGTGCAAACTAAGTTGGTTACAACTACTTTAAATAATATAGATTTTTCTGATAAAGGCAACTCTTTACTGTTGGACCAAGACTTTTCGAACTGGCGGTTTGAACACAAAGATTACTGTTTTAGCATAGTAGAAGACATGCTGGTTATAACGAAGGAATTTAACAGACAGTTAGATATACTGGCTATTTATGATGCTGAAGCAGCAGAGTTAATAGAAACGCCTTTGACGCCTTTGAATGAAGAGCTGAAGGTGAATACTTTAATTGATTGGACTATAGATCACGCACCGTGTGAAGTTATAAGTAACGTTAATGCGGTATACTTTCCTTTAGATAGGTCCATTGCTATTACCGAAATAAAATTAAATTTGCTAATGTCGGATTTATATTAA
- a CDS encoding PIG-L deacetylase family protein has product MKEKVLVVAVHPDDETLGAGGALLKHKSFGDEIHWMIVTDVKVEEGFKKEAVEKRESEMEEVSTMYGFDSVHRLGLSTMRVDEYAMSELIGKVSQVVNAVKPSVIYMPFKSDVHSDHRVIFDAVYSCTKSFRYPFIKRVLMMETLSETEFAPSVKEDSFIPNVFIDITEFMARKQSIMKVFKSEMGPHPFPRSERNIEALATYRGATAGCEYAESFMLLKEIK; this is encoded by the coding sequence ATGAAAGAAAAGGTTTTAGTAGTTGCTGTGCACCCTGACGACGAAACGCTTGGGGCTGGAGGTGCTTTGTTGAAGCACAAGAGCTTTGGTGATGAGATTCACTGGATGATTGTGACTGATGTAAAGGTAGAAGAGGGTTTTAAAAAAGAGGCTGTAGAAAAGCGTGAAAGCGAAATGGAAGAGGTTAGTACTATGTATGGTTTTGATTCAGTACATAGGCTAGGGCTGTCAACAATGAGAGTTGATGAGTATGCAATGAGCGAGTTGATTGGCAAAGTCAGTCAAGTCGTTAATGCCGTTAAACCTTCTGTTATTTATATGCCATTTAAAAGTGACGTCCACAGTGACCATCGTGTCATATTTGATGCTGTTTATAGCTGTACTAAATCTTTCCGTTATCCATTTATCAAGAGAGTATTGATGATGGAAACATTAAGTGAGACTGAATTTGCTCCTAGCGTAAAGGAAGACAGCTTCATTCCAAACGTGTTTATAGATATCACTGAATTTATGGCGCGAAAGCAAAGCATCATGAAGGTGTTCAAAAGCGAAATGGGTCCTCACCCATTCCCTCGCAGTGAGAGAAATATTGAAGCGTTAGCAACATATCGTGGTGCAACTGCGGGATGTGAATATGCTGAAAGCTTTATGCTCTTAAAGGAGATCAAGTAA
- a CDS encoding glycosyltransferase — translation MVYSCSNFEFFINDYLESVFSQTVQSFDLLIVIDNADEEKVLSALSRYEKASINVHVVNTEGKFSPIQLRKEVILKAYGLQANTLIFSDFDETVAENRVEEIINNITDFDFVFNDFYLTDSMLNRLSQESFFSKRPVPDIVDNFDSVKLCNFVGLGSVALNLSRYRFDELEFPETIVALDWFIVTKVLLDGGIGKKLTTTYANYRQHVDSLVGFDFRLDKNKLKQGIRVKKSHYMAFRDECEIYNELYNELHSLEQYIAEKGEEQYIDNINKQFDASLFCWWENIKLLPEIKRDFKRT, via the coding sequence GTGGTTTACAGCTGTTCGAATTTTGAGTTTTTCATTAATGATTACCTTGAATCTGTTTTTTCACAAACAGTTCAGAGCTTTGATCTGCTGATTGTGATAGATAACGCTGATGAAGAAAAAGTTCTGAGTGCTTTATCTCGTTACGAAAAGGCGAGCATAAATGTGCATGTAGTTAATACAGAGGGAAAGTTTTCACCTATTCAGCTTAGAAAAGAGGTCATTTTAAAAGCTTATGGCTTGCAAGCCAATACCTTGATATTTTCTGACTTTGACGAGACAGTGGCAGAAAATCGAGTGGAGGAAATCATTAATAATATAACTGACTTTGATTTTGTGTTTAATGACTTTTACCTAACAGATTCAATGCTTAATAGGTTGAGTCAAGAAAGCTTTTTTTCGAAACGCCCAGTACCAGATATAGTGGATAATTTTGACAGCGTTAAGCTCTGCAACTTTGTCGGTCTTGGTAGCGTTGCCTTGAATTTAAGTCGTTATAGATTTGACGAATTAGAGTTTCCAGAGACCATTGTGGCTTTAGACTGGTTTATTGTAACAAAAGTATTGTTAGATGGTGGAATTGGAAAGAAATTGACTACAACTTATGCCAATTATCGTCAACATGTTGACTCTTTGGTTGGTTTTGATTTTCGATTAGATAAAAATAAATTGAAGCAAGGAATTAGGGTTAAGAAGTCTCATTATATGGCATTTAGGGATGAGTGTGAGATCTATAATGAACTTTACAATGAATTACACTCTTTAGAGCAATATATTGCCGAAAAAGGTGAAGAGCAATATATCGATAATATAAACAAACAATTTGATGCTAGCCTATTTTGCTGGTGGGAAAATATCAAATTATTACCGGAGATTAAACGTGATTTTAAAAGAACTTGA
- a CDS encoding N-acetylneuraminate synthase family protein — MILKELEKPYIIAEIGCNHNGDTELGLKMIKAAKDCGADAVKFQYFTKDNLVTDKYLDDLDSGNVKLENVAVWKSESLGLNTVREQVAAFTNDEKQLIEFRNYCRQIGVDFGCTPVDDKGVEFLKQIESDFIKLASMDADNLEMIENCIKADLPIILSTGMASLPEIDAIYNMFKKKGFCNFSMLHCVSIYPPRDEIINLNFIDTLKSLYDCEIGYSDHSLGFSIPLAAIAKGVKIIEKHFTLDKNMVGWDHKVSADEADLKIICEEGNKVFRSLGSTYKVLAPEEIEKREKFRRSATAVQDLPKGHILTREDFIYKRPGTGISPKEIDYILGRKLKEDIAADTTLTLSVFE; from the coding sequence GTGATTTTAAAAGAACTTGAAAAGCCCTACATTATCGCTGAAATTGGATGTAATCATAATGGAGATACAGAATTAGGCCTAAAAATGATCAAGGCTGCTAAAGATTGTGGGGCGGACGCAGTTAAATTCCAGTATTTTACAAAAGATAACTTAGTAACAGATAAATATCTTGATGACTTAGATTCGGGCAATGTTAAGCTTGAAAACGTGGCAGTTTGGAAATCAGAGTCTTTGGGACTTAACACGGTAAGAGAGCAAGTTGCTGCATTTACAAACGATGAGAAACAGTTAATTGAGTTTAGAAACTATTGCCGTCAGATAGGTGTTGATTTTGGTTGTACACCAGTCGATGACAAAGGTGTTGAGTTTCTTAAGCAAATTGAAAGTGACTTTATAAAACTCGCATCTATGGATGCTGACAACCTAGAGATGATTGAAAACTGTATCAAAGCTGATCTTCCTATTATTCTCTCAACAGGAATGGCTAGTTTACCTGAAATCGATGCTATTTATAATATGTTTAAGAAAAAGGGCTTTTGCAACTTTTCAATGTTACACTGTGTATCAATTTATCCGCCTCGAGATGAAATAATCAATCTAAACTTTATTGATACATTGAAATCTTTGTACGATTGTGAAATCGGATATTCGGATCATTCTCTTGGGTTTTCTATTCCTCTTGCTGCGATTGCCAAGGGTGTCAAAATTATCGAGAAGCACTTTACTCTAGATAAAAATATGGTTGGTTGGGATCATAAAGTTTCTGCTGATGAGGCCGACTTAAAAATCATTTGTGAAGAAGGAAATAAAGTATTCCGTTCATTAGGCAGTACATACAAAGTGCTTGCGCCAGAAGAAATTGAAAAAAGGGAAAAATTCCGCCGAAGTGCAACTGCTGTACAAGATCTACCAAAAGGTCACATATTAACTCGCGAAGATTTCATCTATAAGAGGCCTGGAACGGGGATTTCACCAAAAGAAATTGATTACATTTTAGGCCGAAAGTTGAAAGAAGATATCGCTGCGGATACGACTTTAACACTGAGCGTCTTTGAATGA
- a CDS encoding acylneuraminate cytidylyltransferase family protein produces MIAIIPARGGSKGLPKKNIKDLLGKPMIAYTIEAAKASKHITDIIISTDCEEIYRIAIEHGARETFLRPAELATDEAQAIDNYIYTIDRLEKDFSMSIESFVVLQPTSPLRTTEDIDKSIEMYKNSNARSVISYTVEHHPLTWHKYIKEDGSLENIFEDKLDNRQKFRMSHYPTGAVYVFNTQLIRSRNYFDESTKAYIMPRERSVDIDTEEDFRYAEFLLGRNRDE; encoded by the coding sequence ATGATTGCTATCATTCCTGCAAGGGGGGGCTCGAAAGGTCTCCCCAAAAAAAATATTAAAGATCTGCTAGGTAAGCCGATGATCGCTTATACCATTGAAGCCGCGAAAGCATCGAAACATATAACAGATATTATTATTTCAACTGATTGCGAAGAGATTTATCGGATTGCTATTGAGCATGGTGCTAGGGAAACGTTCTTGAGGCCTGCTGAATTAGCAACGGATGAAGCCCAAGCAATTGACAATTATATCTATACGATAGACAGATTAGAAAAAGACTTTTCCATGAGCATCGAGTCATTTGTGGTGTTGCAACCGACATCTCCATTGAGAACGACGGAAGATATTGATAAGTCTATTGAGATGTATAAAAACTCGAATGCGCGATCTGTTATCAGCTACACAGTGGAACATCACCCTCTTACGTGGCATAAATACATAAAAGAAGACGGCAGCCTCGAAAATATCTTTGAAGATAAGTTAGATAATAGGCAGAAATTTAGAATGTCGCATTACCCAACTGGTGCAGTATACGTATTTAATACTCAGTTGATTAGAAGCCGAAACTACTTCGATGAATCTACTAAGGCTTACATCATGCCAAGAGAACGCTCTGTCGACATCGATACGGAAGAAGACTTTAGATATGCTGAGTTCTTGCTTGGGAGAAATCGAGATGAGTAG
- a CDS encoding nucleotidyltransferase family protein, translating to MSSVLKLSDNPSFELAIELLDSNGNGILPVIDKDGKFAGIITDGDIRKAILYKNLDLESIINKEPYTLDPSSSEHQKVQFLKSIKRRQLPLVDHERNYVGMFTLDEFDFSTRDNWVVIMAGGLGSRLGELTKELPKPMLQVRGKPIIERIIENFVKQGFTKFYLAVNYKKEIIKDYFQDGKKFGIQVSYLEESKRLGTAGALALIEEQHSEPMLISNGDVLADINYAELVDFHERSSSMATMCVKEYEHIVPYGVIETEGDKITGLKEKPRILFNINSGVYCIDPKVINRIPQDTFYDMPTLFSELMNEDLPVTAYSYNQYWIDIGRPDDFKKANDFNEIQ from the coding sequence ATGAGTAGTGTTTTAAAGTTAAGTGACAACCCTAGCTTTGAGTTGGCAATTGAACTACTAGATTCGAATGGAAATGGCATACTGCCAGTAATAGATAAAGATGGTAAGTTTGCTGGAATCATTACTGACGGTGATATTCGCAAAGCGATTCTTTATAAAAATTTAGATCTTGAAAGCATAATCAATAAAGAGCCTTATACGCTTGACCCGAGCTCAAGTGAGCATCAAAAAGTACAATTTTTAAAAAGCATTAAGCGTCGTCAATTGCCTTTGGTTGATCACGAAAGAAATTATGTTGGTATGTTTACCTTGGACGAGTTCGATTTCTCGACACGAGATAACTGGGTCGTAATTATGGCAGGTGGGCTAGGATCTCGTTTAGGTGAGTTAACGAAAGAACTGCCAAAACCAATGCTACAAGTGCGCGGCAAACCGATTATTGAGCGTATTATTGAAAATTTTGTCAAGCAGGGGTTTACTAAGTTTTATTTGGCTGTGAACTATAAAAAAGAGATTATTAAAGACTACTTTCAAGACGGTAAGAAGTTTGGCATTCAAGTGAGCTATTTGGAAGAAAGTAAGCGCTTAGGTACTGCTGGTGCACTCGCGTTAATTGAAGAGCAGCATAGTGAACCGATGCTTATTAGCAATGGGGATGTGCTTGCTGACATTAACTATGCTGAATTGGTTGACTTTCATGAACGTTCTTCCAGCATGGCTACTATGTGCGTAAAAGAGTATGAACACATAGTCCCCTATGGCGTCATTGAAACGGAAGGTGACAAGATCACTGGCCTAAAGGAAAAGCCTCGCATTCTTTTCAATATTAATAGTGGGGTTTACTGTATTGATCCAAAAGTTATCAATAGAATACCTCAAGATACTTTTTATGATATGCCAACTTTATTCTCTGAGTTGATGAATGAAGATTTGCCTGTAACCGCTTACAGCTATAACCAATACTGGATCGATATTGGGCGCCCAGATGACTTCAAGAAAGCGAACGATTTTAATGAAATTCAATAA
- a CDS encoding capsular polysaccharide export protein, LipB/KpsS family yields MTSRKRTILMKFNNLNQSEALVCIGRCNNFNDITLRFSKEFLGLEKYTTISEYPGADHFVDLQKQNISDLHSDGWLAVKNTISIEEVILKDRLLRNISYFEAKELVVKVAKYFYELYSKNSFKVLVVHPVDNYVMDVMVQMAEKFNIAVYGVCAFFVGGYKRVSVFGEHNAIREVSPEEVQMFKKKITDKYKSPMVSSFSKALKGSISYYFKYKLKYLYFYLLKHKLLGRLEYDYISTPHAATVNKLTDLFPFKYFSTTLPEKVSDYDIYIPMHYHPEATIEYWVNDTTFVDYLTSLIEVVRKLSDEGFNVYLKEHPAMCFRQDKSLYKKLLYIKNVKIISPYVETGQVLDMFNNVAVWTGSTGIEALLNDKKVYFISSNYYFSKQSGSLYEIKQFKTEEEKDDFVEHILSNTIVW; encoded by the coding sequence ATGACTTCAAGAAAGCGAACGATTTTAATGAAATTCAATAATTTGAACCAAAGTGAAGCACTGGTTTGTATCGGAAGATGTAATAACTTTAATGATATAACATTAAGGTTTTCGAAGGAATTTTTAGGGTTAGAAAAATATACAACAATTTCAGAATACCCTGGTGCAGATCACTTTGTCGATTTGCAAAAGCAGAATATATCCGATCTACATTCAGATGGGTGGTTAGCTGTAAAGAATACCATTAGCATTGAAGAAGTGATTCTTAAAGATCGCCTATTGAGAAATATTAGCTACTTTGAAGCTAAAGAATTAGTCGTTAAAGTGGCTAAGTACTTTTACGAACTTTATTCTAAAAATAGTTTCAAAGTACTCGTTGTCCATCCTGTAGATAATTATGTCATGGATGTGATGGTGCAAATGGCAGAGAAGTTCAATATTGCTGTTTATGGCGTTTGTGCATTTTTTGTTGGTGGATATAAAAGAGTATCCGTTTTTGGCGAACACAATGCTATAAGAGAAGTCAGCCCTGAAGAAGTACAGATGTTTAAGAAGAAAATAACCGATAAATATAAATCACCAATGGTTTCTTCTTTTAGCAAAGCACTTAAAGGTAGCATCAGTTATTACTTTAAGTACAAGTTGAAATATTTATATTTTTATTTATTAAAGCATAAACTTTTAGGTAGGCTAGAATATGACTATATTTCTACACCTCATGCTGCAACGGTAAATAAGCTAACGGATTTATTTCCATTTAAGTACTTTAGTACAACTCTACCAGAGAAAGTCTCAGATTATGATATATACATTCCTATGCATTATCATCCTGAAGCGACCATCGAGTATTGGGTGAATGATACTACCTTTGTAGACTACCTGACCAGCTTAATTGAAGTTGTTAGAAAGTTATCTGATGAAGGTTTTAATGTGTACTTAAAAGAGCATCCTGCAATGTGTTTTAGGCAGGATAAATCTTTATATAAAAAGCTGCTTTATATTAAAAATGTAAAGATAATAAGCCCTTACGTTGAAACAGGCCAAGTTTTGGACATGTTCAACAACGTCGCTGTTTGGACTGGTAGTACAGGAATAGAAGCTTTGCTTAATGATAAGAAAGTATACTTTATCAGCTCGAATTACTATTTCTCCAAGCAAAGCGGTTCTTTATATGAAATCAAGCAATTTAAAACGGAAGAAGAAAAAGACGATTTTGTAGAGCATATCTTGAGTAATACAATCGTCTGGTAA